A stretch of Phragmites australis chromosome 12, lpPhrAust1.1, whole genome shotgun sequence DNA encodes these proteins:
- the LOC133886571 gene encoding very-long-chain aldehyde decarbonylase GL1-11-like isoform X1 produces MEPAQHPSGLSPSIHPSMWRRGKWHSHSGATTRAASQPRRAEPRQHKAKIPSSSSSPSPAATTMAAPLESAWQCLTGSFSEFQLATVVTFLLHETVFFLSGLPSLLFERFGLFAKYKIQKKSNTSAYQNRCVLRLILYHVCVNLPVMIFSYPAFKFMGLRSSLPLPHWTVVVSQVLFYFVLEDFIFYWGHRALHTKWLYKHVHSVHHEYATPFGLTSEYAHPAEILFLGFATIVGPALTGPHLFTLWLWMVLRVLETVEAHSGYHFPWSPSNFLPLYGGSDFHDYHHRVLYTKSGNYASTFVYMDWLFGTDKDYRMAKAIEEKEGKNL; encoded by the exons ATGGAGCCGGCGCAGCATCCATCTGGACTGAGTCCGTCCATCCATCCGTCCATGTGGCGGCGAGGCAAGTGGCACAGTCACAGCGGAGCCACGACAAGAGCAGCCAGCCAGCCCCGCAGAGCCGAACCCAGacaacacaaagcaaaaatcccctcctcctcctcctcgccttcGCCGGCGGCGACCACAATGGCGGCGCCCCTCGAGTCCGCTTGGCAG TGCCTGACCGGCAGCTTCAGCGAGTTCCAGCTCGCCACCGTCGTCACCTTCCTGCTCCACGAGAccgtcttcttcctctccggcctgccctccctcctcttcgAGCGCTTCGGACTCTTCGCCAAGTACAAGATCCAG AAGAAGAGCAACACCTCTGCTTATCAAAACAGATGTGTCCTGCGTCTCATTCTCTACCATGTCTGCGTGAACTTGCCTGTCATGATCTTCTCCTATCCCGCCTTCAAATTCATGGGCCTTAGGAGCTCTCTTCCTCTGCCACACTG GACGGTTGTTGTATCTCAAGTTCTTTTCTACTTTGTACTTGAGGATTTTATATTCTATTGGGGGCACAGGGCACTGCATACCAAATGGCTATACAAGCATGTTCACAGCGTCCACCACGA ATATGCTACACCCTTTGGGTTAACTTCTGAGTATGCTCACCCTGCTGAAATTTTGTTCCTGGGGTTCGCCACAATTGTTGGTCCTGCTCTTACTGGCCCTCATTTGTTCACCCTGTGGTTATGGATGGTGCTGAGGGTATTGGAGACAGTTGAAGCTCACAGCGGCTACCACTTCCCGTGGAGCCCATCGAATTTCCTGCCACTGTATGGCGG CTCCGATTTCCATGACTACCATCACCGTgtgctctacaccaagtcgggGAACTACGCCTCTACTTTTGTTTACATGGACTG GTTGTTTGGGACGGACAAGGATTACCGCATGGCAAAGGCCATCGAGGAGAAAGAGGGGAAGAATTTGTAA
- the LOC133886571 gene encoding very-long-chain aldehyde decarbonylase GL1-11-like isoform X3: MPNYAMKKSNTSAYQNRCVLRLILYHVCVNLPVMIFSYPAFKFMGLRSSLPLPHWTVVVSQVLFYFVLEDFIFYWGHRALHTKWLYKHVHSVHHEYATPFGLTSEYAHPAEILFLGFATIVGPALTGPHLFTLWLWMVLRVLETVEAHSGYHFPWSPSNFLPLYGGSDFHDYHHRVLYTKSGNYASTFVYMDWLFGTDKDYRMAKAIEEKEGKNL, from the exons ATGCCAAATTATGCAATG AAGAAGAGCAACACCTCTGCTTATCAAAACAGATGTGTCCTGCGTCTCATTCTCTACCATGTCTGCGTGAACTTGCCTGTCATGATCTTCTCCTATCCCGCCTTCAAATTCATGGGCCTTAGGAGCTCTCTTCCTCTGCCACACTG GACGGTTGTTGTATCTCAAGTTCTTTTCTACTTTGTACTTGAGGATTTTATATTCTATTGGGGGCACAGGGCACTGCATACCAAATGGCTATACAAGCATGTTCACAGCGTCCACCACGA ATATGCTACACCCTTTGGGTTAACTTCTGAGTATGCTCACCCTGCTGAAATTTTGTTCCTGGGGTTCGCCACAATTGTTGGTCCTGCTCTTACTGGCCCTCATTTGTTCACCCTGTGGTTATGGATGGTGCTGAGGGTATTGGAGACAGTTGAAGCTCACAGCGGCTACCACTTCCCGTGGAGCCCATCGAATTTCCTGCCACTGTATGGCGG CTCCGATTTCCATGACTACCATCACCGTgtgctctacaccaagtcgggGAACTACGCCTCTACTTTTGTTTACATGGACTG GTTGTTTGGGACGGACAAGGATTACCGCATGGCAAAGGCCATCGAGGAGAAAGAGGGGAAGAATTTGTAA
- the LOC133886571 gene encoding very-long-chain aldehyde decarbonylase GL1-11-like isoform X2, producing MSWRRGGKTKRRGNVQSNEIAECQIMQCFLNNKKMCASLQKKSNTSAYQNRCVLRLILYHVCVNLPVMIFSYPAFKFMGLRSSLPLPHWTVVVSQVLFYFVLEDFIFYWGHRALHTKWLYKHVHSVHHEYATPFGLTSEYAHPAEILFLGFATIVGPALTGPHLFTLWLWMVLRVLETVEAHSGYHFPWSPSNFLPLYGGSDFHDYHHRVLYTKSGNYASTFVYMDWLFGTDKDYRMAKAIEEKEGKNL from the exons ATGA GCTGGCGAAGGGGAGGCAAAACGAAAAGGAGGGGAAATGTCCAATCTAACGAAATCGCCGAATGCCAAATTATGCAATG TTTcctcaacaacaaaaaaatgtgTGCATCTTTGCAGAAGAAGAGCAACACCTCTGCTTATCAAAACAGATGTGTCCTGCGTCTCATTCTCTACCATGTCTGCGTGAACTTGCCTGTCATGATCTTCTCCTATCCCGCCTTCAAATTCATGGGCCTTAGGAGCTCTCTTCCTCTGCCACACTG GACGGTTGTTGTATCTCAAGTTCTTTTCTACTTTGTACTTGAGGATTTTATATTCTATTGGGGGCACAGGGCACTGCATACCAAATGGCTATACAAGCATGTTCACAGCGTCCACCACGA ATATGCTACACCCTTTGGGTTAACTTCTGAGTATGCTCACCCTGCTGAAATTTTGTTCCTGGGGTTCGCCACAATTGTTGGTCCTGCTCTTACTGGCCCTCATTTGTTCACCCTGTGGTTATGGATGGTGCTGAGGGTATTGGAGACAGTTGAAGCTCACAGCGGCTACCACTTCCCGTGGAGCCCATCGAATTTCCTGCCACTGTATGGCGG CTCCGATTTCCATGACTACCATCACCGTgtgctctacaccaagtcgggGAACTACGCCTCTACTTTTGTTTACATGGACTG GTTGTTTGGGACGGACAAGGATTACCGCATGGCAAAGGCCATCGAGGAGAAAGAGGGGAAGAATTTGTAA
- the LOC133886572 gene encoding uncharacterized protein LOC133886572, translated as MVGKGEAAVHEDDQEETTGGVVKLISAEGFEFVIDKKAAMVSNTLRNMLTSPGGFSETREGEVRFPEIPTHILEKICQYFYWSLHYSSGKETAEFPIEPEITLELMMAANYLDT; from the exons ATGGTGGGCAAGGGAGAGGCCGCGGTGCACGAGGACGACCAGGAGGAGACCACAGGAGGCGTCGTCAAGCTCATCAGCGCCGAGGGCTTCGAGTTCGTCATCGACAAGAAGGCCGCCATGGTCTCCAACACCCTGCGCAACATGCTCACATCACCTG GCGGCTTCTCCGAGACGCGCGAGGGCGAGGTGCGCTTCCCGGAGATCCCCACCCACATCCTCGAGAAGATCTGCCAGTACTTCTACTGGTCCCTGCACTACTCAAG TGGGAAGGAGACGGCGGAGTTTCCAATTGAACCTGAGATAACCCTGGAGCTGATGATGGCCGCGAACTACCTCGACACTTGA